In Cryptomeria japonica chromosome 5, Sugi_1.0, whole genome shotgun sequence, the genomic window TTTCGTGGTTAGTTAATCTTACTAGCGTTTCGCTAAACTCAAGGGAGGTTATCCTATAAATATGCCTCTAAAAATCCCATTCTTTGTGCTCTGCATCTTCGTTCAAGCAATGGCTGTTCCTCCGATCAACTTTGCTTCCATCAGTGCAGTTTTCATTATCCTTTTCACAAACCCATGTGTTTGTCGATTCAATTGTCCTACCCAGGAGTCCCAAGCTCTTCTTTCCTTCAAAGAAGCGTTGAATGTCTCCGATGGCATTCTCAGTTCATGGGTTAATGGAAGTGATTGTTGCTCCAAGTGGGATGGCATATCATGCAATAATTTCACATACCATGTAGAGCGGGTGAATTTGAGTGCAGAGCAAGGCGTGCAGAGTGGAGTCATATCTGGTGGTTTCTGCAACCTTCCTTTTCTCAAATACCTCATCCTAACGAACATTGGTCTAACTGGTACTATTCCTTCCTGTTTAGGAAATCTCTCTCGTCTTCATTATCTGGATATAAGAAACAATAGCTTGAGTGGAATTGTTCCCCCTGTGATTTGTCACCTCACCAATCTTAGTTTTATAGGTTTAAGCTTTAACCAACTCAGTGGAATATTACCACCATGTCTACAAAATCTCTCCCTGCTTAAGTTCTTGGCCATATCCTTTAACCAGTTTGACGAGAGGCTTCAGCTTGTTGGTCTTTCCACCCTTGAGCAGTTTTATGCTCGTAATTATTCATTCAAGCAAGACGTTGATTCATCAGATTTGGCATTACCATCCTCTCTAAAGATTCTCTGGCTTTCCCACATTAGGGTTTCAGATACTTTGTTCCATAATCTTACAGAGTTGAAATTGATCTTTCTTAAGTATTCTGTGTTGAATATTAGCGCAACTTGGATTCCCCAGTTCCAGTTAGACTTCTTATATGTAAGCTCATGTAGTATTATCGGTGGTCTAATTCCCGAGTGGCTTGTCACTCAATATTCCTTACAGAAATTGGTATTGGCTGATGGCAATATTGCTGGAGAAATCCCCTCGTGGTTATTGGAAAACAAGGATAAGTTGTATCTGTTAAACCTTTCAGGAAATCATTTACATGGTAGCCTTACTATCCCAAATAGATCGATTCATTGGATGAGTGTATTGGATGTGTCTAGAAATGAATTGACTGGACCCTTGCCATCAATTTGGCCTCCATTTCTACAAATCTTGATGGTCAATGGCAATGCTCTAATTGGTAATATTCCTCCAACCATGTGCAATTTAATTCACCTTGTAAAGTTAGATCTGGCAAACAATAAATTAAATGGAAGAATTCCTCCATGTTTTGCGAACTTTAAGGAAATTCAAGTACTAAATTTAGGAGATAATAGTTTGGAGGGAAGCATACCCTGTGGGCTATGCTCCTCCACTATAAGTGTAAGAAATAATAGATTAAGTGGATCCTTCCCTACTTTAATCACCCATTGTAAGTCCTTAAAGCTCCTAGATATTGGGCGCAACAAATTTGTTGGGGATATTCCATTGTCGGTTGGAAATCTATCCTCTCTTAAAGTGTTGATGATGAAGGGTAATCGTTTCAGCGGCAGCATTCCTTCAGAAATTGTCCAGCTAAAGCAGCTCCAGATCTTAGACCTTTCCTCCAACAACTTGTCAGGCTCTATTCCAGATAACATTTCATCTCTGCATACCATGAGTAGACCGAGAGAAGATGGCCATATGTTGTCTGATCTATTCAAGCCTTATCATGTATTTCCAAGAGACAACGGCCTTAAGTCATATTCTGCGCTTAGCCCTTTCGAGACATGGATAAATGAAATTCCGTCTCACGATGAATTGGACATGACTGTGAAAGGCTTAGAGCTCCACTACCCATATATTCTTTCCACACTCACAGGCATAGATCTCTCCAACAATCAATTGAACGGGCATGTTCCTTTTGATTTTGGAAAGTTGAAGGGGTTGCGGTTTCTTAATCTATCAAGGAACAATCTCAGTGGGATAATTCCACCCAGTATGGGGAAAATGGAACAACTAGAGTCATTGGACCTTTCTACAAACAGATTTTCTGGTAATATTCCTGCAGAGTTTCAATCTTTGACTTCATTGGCATGCTTAAATTTGTCCAACAACAACTTCTCAGGCAGCATACCTCAAGGAGGACAGATGATCACATTTGAGAACACATCATTTTCTGGAAATCCGTATTTAGAGGGATGTCCACTTCCAAAGAAATGTTCTTGGCCGAaattttctcctcctctttcttcaaCAAATGTTATGCAAGATAAAAATGAAGATAATAGAAAGCAAGTATCGTGGTATGGGATTGCACTAGGATTTTCACATCTAGCAGGTTTTTGCTGTGTATTGTTATTGCTTGCAGTGAGAACGGGATGGAGAAAGAAATACTTCAAGAGGGTTGACAAGATTTTGAAGTTTCTGTTTCCTTCCATCCGTAATAGGAGATTATGAAGGCTCATATAGCCAACAAGATCAAGCAAAACTATGCGACGATGGTTCAAATATTGAGTATTTTTTATCAAGGTCATTATGTTTTGTATTGTCAAAGTCTAGTACTTGTCTTTTAAGTAAACTTTTCTTATGTCTTCTATCTGGTACTTGTTCTTACTTAGTGTAATGTACATTTTGGTTGAGCTATGCTTCTATACTGTAATGTTCTGAGAGACAGACCAGCTACATATATCCTCTGCAATCTTTTAATAAATTATAATGTCATTACATTTGCTTTATGGGttttgcaaaaaaataataatgaaatttgaattcaaaatttttagttttttttttcaaattttgtaatTTTCATAACTTTTAATATTATCTTCATATATGAATTGGACAGGTTTTTCTGATTTTAAATTAgcataaacatcttaaatatacATATCAAAAAATGTTAGGAAATTTTAACCTTAATCTATTTAAACATAGATGAGACATATATTTAACAAATCTATATTAAAAACATCACAATAGTCATCTTTATAATTGCATTCTTTCCTTAAAATTTCACTCTAATCTTATCTTATATTTAAAatctttatttttcaatttaaataatatgcttattatttaatttaagatatgttaatttttttattaaaaacatgTTAAATAactgtttaaaaaataaatatttgtacTAATTGATTCAAATGTTAAACTATATGTATATTTTAATTTTTGGAAAATGTTAAAAAAATAGTACAAGTGAAGTGTCCATATCAAccgttgaaaaaataaaaataagaaacggAGCATGCATATTAAGCCTTAAAAAACACATAGCAGACAAAATAGTTTAGTAGTGAAGGCCCACAGTAGGTTTTTGGGGAAATGTGGAAGGTTCCCACACGCTGATATGGTATCATTCCAAAaccttcaaatttaaaataaatgtaGTTTCTAGATTAAAAAGTAGATGACATATTAGTGGTAAAAATATATAACAGTTTTAAGTGACGAGATATGTATGATACAAAACATTATAGATAATAGTGGTGTTAATAGTGAAATATTATTTTTCAATGGATCTTTGGCTTGTTGGTCAAATTAAATGGCTTTAAATGAGCTCATGAAGCATTAAGGCTTGTTGAGTGCAAAGGTCCTTACATAATAAGGGATGAGATATTGTTTTTCAATGAGTCTTTGGTTTGTTGGTCAACTTGAATGGCTTTAAATGAGCTCACCAAGCATCAAGTCTTGTTTGGTCCAAAGATCCTCACATTATAAAGGATGAGTCCGAAGTCAAAAATAATTGAGAATTTTGATTTATTAGATATTAACATTATGTAAGGGGATATTTTTATGTACATAAATTTGCATTTCACCTTATATATGACtgtttatctattttattttatattaattttgtagTGTCCTTAACACAAATTGTTTCTAGAATATTGACAAAAGAGTGAGAAGAAAAATATATTTCTATTAAATTCCTTATTTAGTAACAAATAATAACATTGTACTACAGGGATTTTCGATTTAACTAATTCATTTCAATCCcttatttgtattttattttattttacttgatGTACACTCATGTAACATGGAAATGGTCTAACTTCTGCATTGGATATATTAAGATctagattttttttcttttattttgaataGTCCAATCTAATTTTAATATCTAGGAGTGTCTTCATATAAAGTATACGTAGCTTTTCAGTTGATTTGGATTGACataaatttttgaaaagaaatgacaTTTGAGCTTTTTTGCAAACTTCAAGTGTAAAGTAAAGAGCACAAGCTCtgattaatttattataaaaaactATTTATAAGTTCAATGCAAGTAGTGGTATTGTAGATCACATCTACCATGGTATTTCATAAAGGTATTTTGAcatcaaaattttgataaatttttatgTTAGTTTTCAAGTCCTTGGtggtttccttttcaactttcaCCTTCATTTGATAATGTCTCAGGGCTTGTAATATATACAAATTCAAAGAGAAATGTAGAGAGAGCCATGTATCAGTGTTGTGTATATTCTCCTCAAACAAACAATATAGACTAAGTGTGTGTTGCTCTTTggtacttttgtcctcgatgacaagaaagaaAAAAGATGTTGTGTTGGCATGTGGTTATATTCTTCTCGTGGGCCAGGATAGTGACACGGACATACTGACTTGGCTGACGTGTTAAGTGTTTAAAACATGTTCTTTTGAGCCATGCTGGTGACACGGATAAATGAATAGCTCTGACTTTGCATTAATGTTAATGACATCTTTGGTTTAATATGGCTACGGTTTAAAGGGCATATTCCTCAGGATACTTCTTGTATCGAACAAGTTAAAAGTTTTTCTTGGAAGCTGTATTTGGCGTTTCATTTGTTTTGTTTAACTTGTTTGGAGTCCGTCAAACCCTAACGCCGTGTGAGTCACAGTGCCGCTGGAGCTACAGAGCTCGAATCAGTTACAGAGAATGGAGCAAACAATGGTTTCATTCAAGAGATTAACGGTTGACTGGttagtttatttatttagtttGCGTTTAACAGGTATGTTTCTTGAAACACATGATTTAAGAGATACTGTTTTCCTTGGTTCGAATTTTTCAgttatgcaaaataaaaataaggaagtgttcgtgctttatttttgtttttcatgactgGGAAATATAAACGTCTTCCGTTTCTACTATTTCCGTTGCACAGTTAAAATTAGTTATTTTGTTTTTCAGTTTACAAATCTTGTAAGTTTTTGTATAAGCGGGTTATTTAAGAAGAAAATGTGGTTTTTCTGTTGAGCGCATAAAAACAGTTTGTTGACAGATCAGTTGGTGAGAGGAAAAACAGAGAAATACAGTGCCGTAGTTTGAGTGTGAACAAAGTGGTAGCATTAAAACAGAGAAATACAGTGTCGTAGTTTGAGTGTGAACAAAGTGGTAGCATTAAACAGTGTCATAGTTTACCAGAAACAGCCGAGggtttcttgagaatcaatactctgtttttgttaCAGAGTATATGAGGCTTCATTGAATTGAAACCATATTGTTCAGTGTTTATTGATTTGAAATCATACAGTACAGAGTATTTGAGGTTTTATTGATTTGAAATCATATTGTTCAGGGtttgttgatttgaaatcatactgttcagagtatatgaggctttattgatttgaaactatatttttcagagattggatagtgttgaagaatattattgcaaaattttcatatgtacagactggtaaaatattctcgctccaatccctgatggttttgtgactgcaaaaTTTaattgcatgcataaaatcaccagtggctgtagctcgagttgaaatattcattgataagaagaggggttggtgctccttgaggccttgtggtttctaaaacatgtgaactgagttggtgctctttttgaattaatataagggatcttccgagtggtttttctaccccaagagggttttccactcatgaaaaataCAGTGTTATGTGCATTGTCGTGTTTCATTCTGTCTTACTAGTGTATGCTCTGATACATCAATATTACTCTGTTTAGTTGGATTTATGTAATGCATTATTTGAAGTACTCTTTTAGATGTTTCAAGTTTGTGTAAATTTTAATACCGTTTTTTTAAAAAAGGTTTGAATCAAGTGTTTTAGTTGGTTCAATGGTATATTTCATGCTTCATTAATGTATTTTATCTAGGTGTTAAGTCTCAGTCATATGTGCACACTATGAATTAAATTTGTCAAGGTTCATAAAAGTATAACCTGTGAAAAATTtgtcacactctgattcaccccccccctctcagagtgttttttccacttccaacaagtggtatcagagcatagggtccctcatataggtctgtcctagggattgttcctggtcaCTTGGAAGTTTTTTTTCTATGGCCCAAACTCAGGAAGGTGCTTCACTTtcaagagctcctctttttgatggaactgattatgtgttctggaagattagaatggaaactTATCTCATTTCAGTTGATCTTAATGTGTGGAATATTGTGATCACAAAATATACAGTTCCTTCCATTATTCCTACTGATCCTGATGATAAAACCAAGTATGAGTTAAATGCcagagctaagcatgctctcttatgtggtctcactaaagatgtttttgttaaagtcatgcattgttcttctgcttatgatatttggaaaaaacttgaaaccatttatcaaggggatgctaaggttaaggagtctaaaatccttacactcaaaaatcagtttgaatccttaagaatgaaagaagatgaaacagtagcaagttattttcttagagttgatgaaatagttaattcgagaaagggtcttggtgaagaggttgaagaaaaggaagttgtcaataaagtgattagaaccttgttacccaagtttgaaactaaggtttcaaccttagaagaaaagaaaagtttttctaccatgacacttgataaccttcaaagcattcttactgcttatgagatgaggataggtaataatccttcttcttcaaaagaaacagcttttaaagtagaaaagaaagaagaacttgatagtgaatctgaactttcagatgctatagaagccctttttgttagaaaactaaaaaagaaatataagggcaaattaccttttaagtgctttaattgtggcaaagctggacactttgctgctcaatgtcctctaagtgatcaaaacagcgaagaggaaaaaccagaaaaattctacaaaaagaaaatgtggaatccaaaaaggagatttaataccttcaagaaaaagaagagtctttttactaaagaagactctggaaatgaatcagatgattcaccttgtgaaggtgatgaaactctatttatggcagaattagaagatgtaactagcaaaacaaaaaatgaatttgaagatctagatcaaggagaaatagatcttgaaggagaattgcttTGTGCCTTAAAAGAAATAAAGAGGTTAAAGAAACTTGTAGCTTCACATGAAAATTCAAATCAGATTTTACAAGTTGAGTTAAATGATGCAAATTTAGTGACTTCAAACTTGAAGtcccttcttgaagaaagagaaaagaaaattgaaacattagaacaacagtccaaaaaacttcaaaaacaaattgaacagtatgaaagtacaatacatctaaatgatatcttgagcaagcaAAAGTTGCATAAAGATTTGGCTGGTTTAGGGTTTGACAAAGCTGAATCATCAAGACAGAACACTAAGTCTGCAACTAGAAAATCATTTCAGACTTATAACAGAACAAAACCTTTTAGGTTTGGCTTCTTTCATGGATACTGTTTCTATTGCAATAGGTTTGGTCATAAGGTTAATACTTGCAGATTTCTGCAGCAAAGATCTCCTATGTTTGATTACAATCAAGGATATGACTTTCCAAAAACAGTAAAGTGTAATAAGTGTAACACTTTTGGGCATACTACTATACAGTGCAAAACAAAGGCAAGTCCTAATAAAATATGGAAACCTAAGTTTGTATCTGGTATTGAGCAATCAATGATAGTGCAAACTGCACTTTTCTCAAATAAGAAATCTttatgggtgttggacagtggttgttcacaccatatgacaggagatagaaataaatttctgcatcttgaagactttaatggtggctttgtacgctttggggataattcaggagcttatgtatgaggtaaaggtacattattgctaaatgatgatactcctattcatgatgtgtactttgttgaagggttaaagcacaatttattgagtgttagtcaaatttgtgatagtggttacagtgtatcttttagttctcaagattgtactatcaaaaataaatctggtaaaactgttgctgctggtttgagaacaattggcaatgtcTACAGTCTGCTTGATTCCACTGACTATGAGAATAATGAAGGCATTTGTCTTATGggtcaaatagaagaaaattggttatggcataaacgcctaggacatataaattttgacaatctggttagaatcagtaaaaatcagaatgttagaggtttgcctattttgaataaaccattcaattcagtttgtaaagcatgtctgaaaggaaagaaaacaaaagtGTCTTTCAAACCTAAAGAACATTCTTCTACTAGACCATTACAGCTAGTAcacacagacttatgtggtcctacaaggacacagtctataaatggtgaaaaatattttatgctttttgttgatgactataccagaatggtatgggtcactttccttaaacacaaatctgaagcatttgataggtttaagattttcagaaaaatggttgaacgagaatctgatctaaagttgaaatgtttgagatcagacaagggtggtgaattcacttcacaagaattcattgattactgtgaaagacatggtattaagagacaatatgctgctactcgtacacctcaacagaatggagtagttgagagaaaaaatagaacagtcaaagaaatggctcgcacaatgcttaatgaggcaaatctaccagacagatattggaaagaagctatacacacagctgtttacattttgaatcgtgtacaaatcagggtaaaatctacctttactccttatgaactttggtatggaaaagctgcttctatcaaatatttcaaaatttttggtgccaaatgttatctaaaaagagatgaagaaaatctaagaaattttgaggctaaaactgatgagggtatctttcttggatactctactcatagcaaagcctatagatgtttcaataatagactgaacaaaattgttgaaacaataaatgtaaggtttgatgaacaatttttgttaagtaatgatttgcaggatattgaggaagaggaaattactttaacaaaggttgatcaagttcctaaacctgcagaaacagaaaagaaaaatgaaatatgttcatcaagttctgatgaagaaaatacagAGAATTCAAATGCAGAGACAGGTATTCTTCATTATACACCCTCAAAAATTATAACAAagagacatcctcaaagtcaagttATTGGAAATATAGATGCAGGTATTTTGACTAGAAGAAGGGCAAAACAACTGAACAAGCTCAATTGGCTGAACATTTTTGTTTGATAACTGATTTTGAACCCAAAAATGTTTCTGATGGTTTATCTGATGAAtgttggttaaatgcaatgaaagatgaaatcagtcaaatagagaaaaaccaaacttgggaattagtacctaggccagatgataagaatgtgataggaggcaaatggatctttagaaataagcttgatgaatctgggaaggttgttagaaataaagctcgtTTTGtgtgtaaaggttatgctcagcaggaaggaatagattttggagaaacattcacaccagtagctagattagaatcaatcagaatttttcttgcatactcttgctataaaaaatttaaagtttatcagatggatgtcaaaactgcctttctgaatggttatcttgatgaagaagtgtatatggaacagCCGGAAGGTTTTGAAATTGCAGGCAAATCTGATTGTGTATACAGattaaagaaagcactctatggccttaaacaggctccaagagcttggtactctagaCTGGATAATCATCTTAAAGCAAATGGATTCACTAGAGGTGTTGTAGATAGCAACTTATATGTTAAACTCGAAGGTAATGATGTCCTAGTGGTTGtgatatatgtagatgatatcatttttggctgtaataatgactctttatccaaaaagttctctaaaatcatggaatttgagtttgaaatgtctatgtttggggaactgaatttctttcttggtcttcaagtgttaCAACTTCAGCAAGGTATCTTCTTGTCACAAACTAAATATGCCAAAGAGATGATTAGAAAATTTAATATGACAGATTGTAAACCAGTCAGCACTCCAATGGAAACAGGCTGTAAATTGATCAAATCTGATGACTCACCTGCAGTAAATCAAtctgagtacaggtcaatgataggaagtctattatatttaactgcaTCTCAACCAGATTTAATGTTTGCAGTATGTCTAGTCTCTCGCTTTCAGTCTGcacctaaacaatctcatttgaatgcTGTAAAACGAATCTTTAGATATGTTCAAGGCACACTagattatggtctttggtatccccgCAATAATGACTTCACTCTTGTGGGCTTCACTAATTCTGATTGGGCCGGTTGTCTAGATGATCGTAAAAGCACCAGTGGAGCTGCCTTCTTTCTTGGTGATTGTCTTGTTGCTTGGCACAGTAAAAAACAAGATTGTGTCACTCTATCCACCGCAGAGTCAGAATACATAGCAGCCACTGCATGTTGCACACAACTGATATGGATGTCTCATCAAATTACTGATATGGGCATTTCTACTATTAAGCCCATTtcaatctattgtgacaatactagtgcaattgatctttcaaaaaatcctattatgcactctcgtACTAAACATGTTGCCATTAAACTTCATTTTTTACGAGATCAGGTGTTGGCTAATGAGTTTCAATTGGTGTTTGTTCCTTCACAAGCCCAAGTTGCTGACATTTTTACAAAAGCCTTATCTAAAGAAGTTTTTGAACGGTTACGGGATAGATTGGGAGtattttctcaatctgctcttgtCTTCACCTAAAGCATACTTTGAGGGGGAGTTTTGCTCTGTTGCTCTCTTCTTTCCTTTTTGTCCTTGTAttgtaaaaaagaaaagaaaaaaagggggAGAATTTGGTATTTGGTTATACAGTATTTTCATTTTTTGCAACAGTGAGTAACATTGGTATACAGTGGCAGTTTATAACATCAGTATACAGTGACAGATTGTACAGATTGGTATTTGTGTTTGGTATTTATGGTTTTTTGGTATTTCATGTTTGACAGTATACAGTGACAGATTTTTCATTTTTGACAGTATACAGTAGATTGGATATTGTGACATTGGATATTGGCATTTCACAGATATTGGCATTTCACATATTGGTATTCTTTTTGATTGGCATTACAGACTTGGCAGTTTATTGGCATTTCATTGGCATTACAGTGACAATTGACTTTTCAGGCATTGGAATTTCATTACAGTGGCACAAGCATTTTGGGTATTTCAGTTTAGCATTGTTGTTTGATTCAGATCAGATTGGGAGTTCATTATTTACAGAATTGCAAGttcagagaattttttttttttcaagcttgcatatgacaaggtttcagTGGTGATGTATATTGCATTTGTTGACAGTGGAATTTCTTGCATTGTTTTTGGTCCTTTCAGATGATGGCATTTTTCGTGGCAATAATTGTttaagttttttcttttttttgccatcaaggacaaagggggagtttgttgctctttggtacttttgtcctcgatgacaagaaagaaAAAAGATGTTGTGTTGGCATGTGGTTATATTCTTCTCGTGGGCCAGGATAGTGACACGGACATACTGACTTGGCTGACGTGTTAAGTGTTTAAAACATGTTCTTTTGAGCCATGCTGGTGACACGGATAAATGAATAGCTCTGACTTTGCATTAATGTTAATGACATCTTTGGTTTAATATGGCTATGGTTTAAAGGGCATATTCCTCAGGATACTTCTTGTATCAAACAAGTTAAAAGTTTTTCTTGGAAGCTGTATTTGGCGTTTCATTTGTTTTGTTTAACTTGTTTGGAGTCCGTCAAACCCTAACGCCGTGTGAGTCGCAGTGCCGCTGGAGCTACAGAGCTCGAATCAGTTACAGAGAATGGAGCAAACAATGGTTTCATTCAAGAGATTAACGGTTGACTGGTTAGTTTATTTGTTTAGTTTGCGTTTAATAGGTATGTTTCTTGAAACACATGATTTAAGAGATACTGTTTTCCTTAGTTCGAATTTTTCAgttatgcaaaataaaaataaggaagtgttcgtgctttatttttgtttttcatgactgGGAAATATAAACGTCTTCCGTTTCTACTGTTTCCGTTGCACAGTTAAAATCAGTTATTTTGTTTTTCAGTTTACAAATCTTGTAAGTTTTTGTATAAGCGGGTTATTTAAGAAGAAAATGTGGTTTTTCTGTTGAGCGCATAAAAACAGTTTGCTGACAGATCAGTTGGTGAGAGGAAAAACAGAGAAATACAGTGCCGTAGTTTGAGTGTGAACAAAGTGGTAGCATTAAAACAGAGAAATACAGTGCCATAGTTTGAGTGTGAACAAAGTGGTAGCATTAAACAGTGTCGTAGTTTACCAGAAACAGCCGAGggtttcttgagaatcaatactctgtttttgttaCAGAGTATATGAGGCTTCATTGAATTGAAACCATATTGTTCAGTGTTTATTGATTTGAAATCATACAGTACAGAGTATTTGAGGTTTTATTGATTTGAAATCATATTGTTCAGGGtttgttgatttgaaatcataCTGTTCAGAGTATATGAGGCTTTATTGATTTGAAACTATATTTTTCAGAGATTAGATAGTGTTgaagaatattattgcaaaattttcatatgtacagactggtaaaatattctcgctccaatccctgatggttttgtgactgcaaaaTTTaattgcatgcataaaatcaccagtggctgtagctcgagttgaaatattcattgataagaagaggggttggtgctccttga contains:
- the LOC131875890 gene encoding receptor-like protein EIX2; translation: MAVPPINFASISAVFIILFTNPCVCRFNCPTQESQALLSFKEALNVSDGILSSWVNGSDCCSKWDGISCNNFTYHVERVNLSAEQGVQSGVISGGFCNLPFLKYLILTNIGLTGTIPSCLGNLSRLHYLDIRNNSLSGIVPPVICHLTNLSFIGLSFNQLSGILPPCLQNLSLLKFLAISFNQFDERLQLVGLSTLEQFYARNYSFKQDVDSSDLALPSSLKILWLSHIRVSDTLFHNLTELKLIFLKYSVLNISATWIPQFQLDFLYVSSCSIIGGLIPEWLVTQYSLQKLVLADGNIAGEIPSWLLENKDKLYLLNLSGNHLHGSLTIPNRSIHWMSVLDVSRNELTGPLPSIWPPFLQILMVNGNALIGNIPPTMCNLIHLVKLDLANNKLNGRIPPCFANFKEIQVLNLGDNSLEGSIPCGLCSSTISVRNNRLSGSFPTLITHCKSLKLLDIGRNKFVGDIPLSVGNLSSLKVLMMKGNRFSGSIPSEIVQLKQLQILDLSSNNLSGSIPDNISSLHTMSRPREDGHMLSDLFKPYHVFPRDNGLKSYSALSPFETWINEIPSHDELDMTVKGLELHYPYILSTLTGIDLSNNQLNGHVPFDFGKLKGLRFLNLSRNNLSGIIPPSMGKMEQLESLDLSTNRFSGNIPAEFQSLTSLACLNLSNNNFSGSIPQGGQMITFENTSFSGNPYLEGCPLPKKCSWPKFSPPLSSTNVMQDKNEDNRKQVSWYGIALGFSHLAGFCCVLLLLAVRTGWRKKYFKRVDKILKFLFPSIRNRRL